The genome window TCGTCCTTGTTCTGTGACAGGCGCAACATGCTGTCGGCCCATGCAGCCGTATCCGCCGGATTCAGCAATATTGCCGCATCACCCGCTACTTCAGGTATGGAGCTTGTATCGGACGTCAGCGTCGGCGCGCCAAATTTCATCCCCTCAAGCACAGGCAGACCGAAACCTTCGAAAAGTGAAGGGTAAAGGTTGGCATAGCAGTTACGGTATAGCCATATCAACTCGTCATCAGAAACATAGCCGGTCATCACAACTTGCGCAGCTATCCCCAAGTCAAGCAAATGTTCCTTGAAGTCATCCATCAGCCAGCCTTTGCCTCCGGCCAGCACCAAAGGCATGGGCGCGCCTCCCGAAGCGATGTAGCGGGCATAGGCGTCTACAAGACAGCGCTGATTCTTTCTGGGCTCAATAGTACCCACGTTCAACCAATAGCTTCCGGATGGAATATTTCCCATTGATTTAGGGCGCTTGCCTTCGCCATTTGAATCAACGAATCGCGAGCAGGGGTAAATGACGCGTATTCTGTCTTCGGGAAAATGCGGAAAAACCCTTAAATAATGGTCTCGCGAAGCTTCCGAAATCGCAACTACCCAATCAGCTG of Candidatus Methylospira mobilis contains these proteins:
- a CDS encoding glycosyltransferase family 4 protein yields the protein MHIGFDVSQTGSGKAGCGYYAHAMLQAMLVHAPEYRYSLFPSFGDFYFDALMPVRSPYAGNNVHYGPRHITREIASVFWANPDVETQLGMPDIIHANNYWCPIQLMSSRLVYTFYDLGFAIDPSWTMETNRTGCFDGVFRASVAADWVVAISEASRDHYLRVFPHFPEDRIRVIYPCSRFVDSNGEGKRPKSMGNIPSGSYWLNVGTIEPRKNQRCLVDAYARYIASGGAPMPLVLAGGKGWLMDDFKEHLLDLGIAAQVVMTGYVSDDELIWLYRNCYANLYPSLFEGFGLPVLEGMKFGAPTLTSDTSSIPEVAGDAAILLNPADTAAWADSMLRLSQNKDEREQLKIKSRRQAGKFSWQSSATALLDLYREAAMLPKRQMI